A single region of the Garra rufa chromosome 20, GarRuf1.0, whole genome shotgun sequence genome encodes:
- the LOC141293615 gene encoding inter-alpha-trypsin inhibitor heavy chain H3-like → MDRAVLWLILLGVFLISATSAPVKKKQNVDIYSFYINSTVTSRYATTVITSRVANTLNESQEIQFEVKIPKNAFISKFRMTIEGKTYDGVVKEKEEAQQQYSQAVSRGQSAGLIKSVGRTLEDFKTSVAVAALSKVTFELTYEELLKRRLGKYELLINAQPMQPVADFKMDVHIQEKPGISLLEVKGDLSTGDLANAIKTTRADKDAWVTFYPTQDQQTKCKSCGENGLNGDLLITYDVERKNPKGEVMVSNGYFVHYFAPSDVPRIPKNVVFIIDRSGSMHGRKIEQTRLALLRILSDLDENDHFGLITFDSEVSFWKRELLKATETNLKNAKSFVNEIRDRGATDINAAVLAGVEMINRHPREGTATILILLTDGDPTSGETNIENIMSNVKEAIGTKFPLYCLGFGYDVNFDFLTKMSLENSGVARRIYEDSDADLQLQGFYDEVAVPLLTDIQLKYPGGTNLTKTSFGLYFNGSEIVVSGQITDNSVESFTTEVIAVSKGSNVTYQDTIMTKDPSDVPPENEDFMQRLWAYLTVKQLLERQVILKGQEKEDEKKEALKLSLKYQFVTPLTSMVVTKPQEGEVEVADKPKEGEAPHRPPIMNLRPMPHGAAASPGLFQYHHNSGQPALSGQPGMPGPPAPHPGFRRFIGAQPGIRGGRYPLASYPAALPMPVAEGLDLDPGSKMVTSDQLHTFRWSGAIGVTSMPVSKVDSNRFLLSVDGQSKPLCFDVPVPYKLRLLRNLTSEFSMNGESMTGRNGFHEIAIHYKTNHHLTIKTASIRYTDGQSHLDFLWSQRPTQHTTEDMSLILRHNEIEITMGDIRVSILLHKNNKDEFLWPVVLEQPKDVRLCGIFGEADISYEEIPGSQTPTLKLKDQEVKTSWVMTKDYRLASAPEVGCWLVPFQAITQQELSVFAVTQL, encoded by the exons ATGGATCGAGCAGTTCTCTGGCTGATTCTTCTGGGTGTCTTTCTCATCTCAGCTACTTCTGCTCCTGTTAAGAAG AAACAAAATGTGGATATATACAGCTTCTACATTAACTCCACGGTCACCAGTCGCTACGCCACAACAGTCATCACAAGCCGCGTTGCCAACACACTGAATGAATCTCAAGAGATCCAGTTTGAGGTCAAGATTCCCAAGAATGCCTTCATCAGCAAATTCAGAAT GACCATCGAGGGAAAAACATATGATGGGGTTGTGAAGGAAAAAGAGGAAGCTCAGCAGCAATACAGTCAAGCAGTATCTCGAGGACAAAGTGCTGGATTGATCAA atctgTTGGAAGAACTTTAGAGGACTTTAAAACTTCAGTGGCGGTGgctgctttaagtaaagtgacttTTGAGTTGACCTACGAGGAACTGCTAAAGCGCCGTCTTGGCAAATATGAGCTGCTTATCAATGCCCAACCGATGCAGCCGGTGGCTGACTTCAAG ATGGATGTGCACATCCAAGAGAAACCGGGAATTTCACTTTTGGAGGTGAAAGGAGATTTGAGCACCGGTGATCTGGCCAATGCCATCAAAACCACCAGAGCAGATAAAGAT GCATGGGTGACCTTCTATCCCACACAAGATCAACAGACCAAATGTAAAAGCTGTGGGGAAAATGGGTTGAATGGAGACCTGCTCATAACATACGATGTCGAGAGAAAAAATCCCAAAGGAGAAGTCATG GTATCAAATGGCTATTTTGTCCACTACTTTGCACCCTCTGATGTTCCACGTATTCCCAAAAATGTGGTGTTTATCATTGACCGTAGTGGCTCTATGCACGGAAGAAAAATAGAGCAG ACTCGTTTGGCACTGCTAAGGATTTTGAGTGATCTTGATGAGAACGACCACTTTGGATTGATCACCTTTGACAGTGAAGTTAGCTTCTGGAAGCGTGAGCTCCTCAAAGCTACTGAAACAAACCTGAAGAATGCGAAATCTTTCGTGAATGAGATCAGAGATAGAGGAG CCACGGACATAAACGCTGCAGTTCTAGCAGGAGTGGAGATGATCAATCGACATCCACGAGAGGGAACAGCCACCATCCTGATCCTGCTGACTGATGGAGATCCCACTTCAG GTGAAACCAACATAGAGAACATAATGTCCAATGTGAAAGAGGCCATTGGAACAAAGTTTCCCCTCTATTGTCTTGGTTTTGGATATGATGTTAACTTTGACTTCCTGACAAAGATGTCACTGGAAAACAGTGGAGTCGCTCGCAGGATTTATGAAGATTCGGATGCTGATCTACAGCTGCAG GGCTTCTATGATGAAGTGGCCGTCCCTCTCCTCACTGATATTCAACTGAAATACCCAGGAGGGACAAACCTTACCAAGACCAGCTTTGGCTTGTACTTTAATGGCTCTGAGATTGTGGTGTCAGGACAAATCACAGACAACAGTGTGGAGAGTTTCACCACTGAAGTCATTGCAGTATCA AAAGGCAGTaatgtgacatatcaggacactaTAATGACAAAAGACCCCAGTGATGTCCCACCTGAGAATGAAGATTTCATGCAGAGATTGTGGGCCTACCTTACAGTGAAGCAGCTTCTGGAGAGACA GGTGATTCTTAAAGGACAAGAGAAAGAGGATGAAAAGAAAGAAGCTCTCAAACTCTCCCTGAAATACCAGTTTGTCACTCCCCTCACCTCTATGGTCGTTACCAAGCCACAGGAAGGTGAAGTGGAAGTTGCTGACAAACCCAAAGAGGGAGAAGCGCCACACAGACCGCCAA tAATGAACCTCCGTCCTATGCCTCACGGGGCCGCCGCAT CACCAGGATTATTTCAGTACCACCATAATTCTGGTCAGCCCGCTCTGTCCGGTCAGCCCGGTATGCCTGGTCCACCTGCCCCTCATCCAGGGTTCCGAA GATTTATTGGAGCTCAGCCAGGGATCCGTG gtggACGATATCCCCTTGCTAGTTATCCTGCTGCAC TTCCCATGCCAGTAGCTGAGG GTTTAGATCTCGATCCTGGCAGCAAAATGGTCACCAGTG ATCAATTGCACACATTTCGATGGAGTGGAGCTATTGGCGTTACATCCATGCCAG tttcaaAAGTTGATAGCAATCGTTTCCTGCTGTCAGTTGATGGTCAGTCTAAGCCACTTTGTTTTGATGTTCCTGTTCCTTACAAACTCAGACTCCTACGGAATTTAACTTCAG AGTTCTCTATGAATGGAGAATCCATGACTGGACGAAATGGATTTCATGAAATTGCCATTCATTACAAAACAAACCATCATCTGACAATAAAAACAGCGTCTATCAGATACACAGATGGCCAGAGTCACCTTGACTTTTTGTGGAGCCAGAGACCAACCCAACACACAACAGAGGA CATGTCTCTGATTCTACGGCACAATGAAATAGAGATCACCATGGGAGACATCCGCGTCTCTATTCTTCTTCACAAGAATAATAAGGACGAGTTCCTGTGGCCTGTTGTTTTAGAACAGCCAAAAGATGTCAGGTTGTGCGGCATTTTTG GAGAAGCTGATATTTCATATGAGGAGATCCCAGGATCACAAACTCCAACTTTGAAGTTAAAGGACCAGGAAGTGAAGACGTCTTG GGTGATGACGAAGGACTACAGACTTGCTTCTGCTCCTGAGGTTGGATGTTGGCTTGTACCATTCCAGGCTATCACACAACAGGAGCTTTCTGTCTTCGCTGTCACTCAGCTGTAg